TTTTCTATCACACCTCAACGCGCACAAACGCCAGATATGCACCCGACAAAAGAACGATGAAAAACAGCATCAACAACAATAAATCCATCGCTGCCGTGTTGAAATCTCTACTAAGGCTGATCGTATCCTCAAAAATCGGGATTGATTCTGGACGCACGGGTTTCTGAGACATGGCCTTCCGAATACCGATGAGATGGAGGCTTTCTGGATCCCCCCTATCGGTATCAACAATAAATTTGCGGTATTCGCTGGCGTAACGCTGTGCGTTCTCTAAAAATTGCAGATGTCGCTCAAAACCGGTTCCAGCAAAGGATTCAAGGAGATGCTGAAGAATCGCAGTCGGTGAGACGCGGGTGATGGAACGTGCATGTTGAACCTGTGCGACCTGTTCGTTTAACCGTTTTTCAATCAAGCGTTCCTGTTCTGCTGCTTCATGTGTGACATACTTGCTCCCTGCATGTAACGCCTCTGATCTGGATCTGCCCAACACGCTTCGGTATTCCTCAAGGTGTTTGTCATTAATCTGTTTTTGGAGTACCCGCAATTCATCGTTCGACATGGGCGCGGAGAAACCGCTGGCAATTAGCGCGAGAACGCTGGGCATAAAAACCACAAGTGTAACCCACGTCAGCAAAAGCATAACAAGGCTCACCGCACTCCGCTGCACACGCGCAGACACAAGCAAACCCAACGTCAGAAACAGACATGTATACAGGAGCGCAACAAAGCAGATGATACCCAAGCGCCCCCACGCATCGGCACTGAGATGGATAGCACTTGACATAGAAAACACCAGAAGATTTACCAAGACAGCAAGTGCGAAGGGGATACTAATACTCATCAACGCCCCTAAAAACTTGCCGATCAGGACGGTGTGGCGCGGCACTGAATTGGCTAACATCAATCGAAGTGTGCCGCTCTCGCGTTCACCCGCAACGGAATCGAACGTAAACAACAGTGCTATCAGACTCAACACATAACCGATCACAAACGCCCAATCTATTTTGGTAACGTCCGGGCGAATATTGGTCAGATTTGAGGTTGCAGTTGGGTACCGCATCTGCCAGAAACTTTTTAGATCTCCGTTTTCCCAAAAGTAGTGATGTGCCTCAACAGCACTTGACAGAAAGGGATCGCCCCCTTCCGCACAGAAATGAAGAACCGACGTTTTTTTGTAAAGTTTCCCGGGCCCCTTTTGTGCGAGTTCATACAAACTGTCCGCCCGTGCCTCTAAAGCATTACGTGCATTCGTAACAGAGGCGAGATACTTCTGTCCCCGCGCTGGCTGCTCTCGGAGATGCACAACGGCGTTAGTGAGCATTAAGCCCAATAGCAACACGGTTGTTAGTGCAAACCGGAGACTATTGAGATTATCGTAGAGTTCACGTTTCGCAATATGCCACATAAGGAACCAGTTAACAGTAACCAGTTAACAGTTTTCAGTTAAAGAGGGGTTTGGTAACAATCGACCCCAGTTCGCAATATTCCAAGCAACAAGTGAATTGTTACAGAATGCCTCTTAACTGGCCACTGGTAACTGACAACTATTTTATACCTCACTCTTGATGAAAATCAGAAATATCATTACGAACAGGACTATGTTGATCGTTAACAACAGGAACAGATCTGGAAATGCGCGCTTGGCATTTATGCCTATATCACTTCTTTGAAAGGAAAACTGGGGCAGTGTGTCCCAGTCCACTTTCCCCTTGTCCACAGCGAGCCACTGTCGAGAGCCGAACGCCTTCCTATCGTATAGATAGGCGACCACTGCTTGCCGGTATTCTCGAACTGCGTGGAAAAAATCTTGAATACCTCTCAAATCGGTGCCTGCCCATGCCTGTGTTGTGGCATCGTACATTCCGACTGGCGAGAGTTTCAACAATATTCTATCAACGAACGCTGGCGTTACGAAGATTTCCTGCAGCACCTGTTTCCGGATAAGCCATGCTCGATTTGCTGTATCAACCATGCGAGGTCCCAGGAAACCGTGGTAATTTTGGGCATATTGGACTTTAGGGAGGTATCTGTCATAGAAGTCGTTATAGGATATAACACTCCAATAGTAATACAACAGGGTTAATTGATTCTCCATAAATCCATCACCACCCGACCATCCACTGGGACCGTCCATATCGAATATCGGGTCATCTCCTGGAACTGGGTCGTTAGCAAGGAAGTTTTTTCGCTCTCTGTCGAATTCTTCATATATCTGCTTTATTTGATTGAAAGCGGATGCGGCGCGTGCCCCTGAAGTGTCTTGCGGAACATTCGTGGCAAGAATCATATTCGGATAGACCAATACCAAGAACCCCCAAACAAACATTGACAGCATCAGCGCGGTACTGGTGCGGCGTGTTACTGATGAAATCAGGAGCCCTATGAGGTAAAACACTGAGAGATACATAAGCGATGAGAGAACGATCCCACCCATGCGGAGAAAATCCGCGGTGCTCAAGGAAATTGAGGTGGAGGTCGTTAGCAGAATCACGGCGAGGAGCAAACTCATCAGCAATGGCACAAGCAAGCAGAGCATCGCACTGATGTACTTCGCAAGCAGGATATGTCCGCGTCGGATAGGATGTGTGAGAACGAGGCGTAAGGTGCTGCGCTCGCGTTCTCCTGCCAAGGCATCGTAGGCGAATATGAGTGCGAGTAGACTGAGAACCACCTCAAAGATAAAGACGATATCAATAGAAGAGAAGATGTTGAGAAACGAATTGTCCGAACTGTCCATTTCGGCATCCCACAGTGCCGGAACAAACCAATGCGACACCTGAATTTTGTTCCCCAATCGCTTATCCAACCCAACATTGAATAGGCTCAAGGGGTTGGGTGGACGATCGATGTACAATCTTCCCATCCCAGGCGAGTAGGTTTTCCACTTATGCAATCCCTGCCGATGTGTCTCAATGGAGGTGTTGTAACTCTCCAATCGACGCTCGTAATCTTGGATGAGTACAGCGGTGGCGGCAACCACAAGCAAGAGTGTAATGAAAACAGCTGCGGCAAATCGGAAGGTCATCAGGTTGTCGAGGAGTTCCCTGCC
The DNA window shown above is from Candidatus Poribacteria bacterium and carries:
- a CDS encoding ABC transporter permease subunit translates to MWHIAKRELYDNLNSLRFALTTVLLLGLMLTNAVVHLREQPARGQKYLASVTNARNALEARADSLYELAQKGPGKLYKKTSVLHFCAEGGDPFLSSAVEAHHYFWENGDLKSFWQMRYPTATSNLTNIRPDVTKIDWAFVIGYVLSLIALLFTFDSVAGERESGTLRLMLANSVPRHTVLIGKFLGALMSISIPFALAVLVNLLVFSMSSAIHLSADAWGRLGIICFVALLYTCLFLTLGLLVSARVQRSAVSLVMLLLTWVTLVVFMPSVLALIASGFSAPMSNDELRVLQKQINDKHLEEYRSVLGRSRSEALHAGSKYVTHEAAEQERLIEKRLNEQVAQVQHARSITRVSPTAILQHLLESFAGTGFERHLQFLENAQRYASEYRKFIVDTDRGDPESLHLIGIRKAMSQKPVRPESIPIFEDTISLSRDFNTAAMDLLLLMLFFIVLLSGAYLAFVRVEV
- a CDS encoding ABC transporter permease subunit; the protein is MLKTLIGRELLDNLMTFRFAAAVFITLLLVVAATAVLIQDYERRLESYNTSIETHRQGLHKWKTYSPGMGRLYIDRPPNPLSLFNVGLDKRLGNKIQVSHWFVPALWDAEMDSSDNSFLNIFSSIDIVFIFEVVLSLLALIFAYDALAGERERSTLRLVLTHPIRRGHILLAKYISAMLCLLVPLLMSLLLAVILLTTSTSISLSTADFLRMGGIVLSSLMYLSVFYLIGLLISSVTRRTSTALMLSMFVWGFLVLVYPNMILATNVPQDTSGARAASAFNQIKQIYEEFDRERKNFLANDPVPGDDPIFDMDGPSGWSGGDGFMENQLTLLYYYWSVISYNDFYDRYLPKVQYAQNYHGFLGPRMVDTANRAWLIRKQVLQEIFVTPAFVDRILLKLSPVGMYDATTQAWAGTDLRGIQDFFHAVREYRQAVVAYLYDRKAFGSRQWLAVDKGKVDWDTLPQFSFQRSDIGINAKRAFPDLFLLLTINIVLFVMIFLIFIKSEV